The following are encoded in a window of Impatiens glandulifera chromosome 5, dImpGla2.1, whole genome shotgun sequence genomic DNA:
- the LOC124939057 gene encoding chaperone protein dnaJ 6-like — translation MEDYQAQQQTKGDMGRHSSSTANSFYEVLGVEKTASLQEIKKAYYKLALRLHPDKNPGVKVNFLHFIQLQDAKEKFQYLQKVISVLGDEERRALYDQTGCVDDATTDLAGGDINDLKQFFQSMYKKVNDSDIEEFEANYKGSLSEKNDLFNLYKQNKGNMNRLFCSMLCSDTRLDSHRFKDLIDDAIAAGELKSTKAYQTWAKQVSKIEPTARPLRCQEKSKKDSEDLYAMISQRRSEKKERFDSLFSTLLSKYGDGGGEPHSEPTEEEFEAAKKKFERKKATGYSKK, via the exons ATGGAAGATTATCAAGCACAACAACAAACTAAGGGCGATATGGGACGTCATTCTTCATCAACCGCGAACAGTTTTTACGAG GTTCTTGGCGTGGAAAAAACAGCTTCGCTACAAGAAATTAAAAAGGCTTATTACAAGTTAGCATTGCGGTTACATCCTGATAAGAATCCTGGCGTCAAGGTGAATTTCT TACATTTCATTCAACTACAGGATGCCAAAGAGAAATTTCAGTATCTTCAGAAAGTGATTTCAGTTCTTGGGGATGAGGAGAGAAGAGCCCTCTATGATCAAACTGGCTGTGTAGATGATGCTACAACT GACCTTGCAGGGGGTGATATTAATGACTTAAAACAGTTCTTTCAGTCTATGTACAAGAAG GTGAATGATTCTGATATAGAAGAATTTGAAGCAAATTATAAAGGATCCTTGTCAGAAAAGAATGATTTGTTTAACCTTTACAAGCAGAACAAGGGTAACATGAACAG GCTTTTCTGTTCCATGTTGTGCTCAGACACTAGGCTGGATTCTCACCGGTTTAAAGATCTTATTGATGATGCAATTGCAGCAG GAGAATTGAAGTCAACTAAAGCATATCAAACATGGGCTAAGCAAGTATCTAAGATAGAACCAACTGCAAGACCTCTAAGATGCCAAGAGAA ATCAAAGAAAGATTCGGAAGATTTATATGCAATGATTTCACAACGGAGGAGCGAAAAGAAAGAGAGGTTTGATTCATTGTTCTCAACGTTGTTAAGTAAATACGGTGATGGTGGTGGCGAGCCTCATTCAGAACCTACTGAGGAAGAATTTGAAGCTGCAAAGAAAAAGTTTGAACGTAAAAAGGCAACTGGATATTCAAAAAAGTAG